From the genome of Blautia hydrogenotrophica DSM 10507:
GTGGTATTGACAGTGATATCTCTGGGGACCAGGGTTTTTCTAGCTTATACCTTGGCGCCGATTCCATCTATAGGAGTGACGGGAATTTGGGCATCGGTCCCCATTGGCTGGATATTGGCAGATTTGACAGGGGTTATTTATTATAGGAAAAAGAAGAATCAGATTTTGACAGTAAGAAAAGAATTTCTATGAATAAGGATGCAACTAGCGCAGCTCGCCGCGGGAAATTATTTCACCACGACAAGCTGCGCTTTTTAAAATTCAGACAGCCAATGGGCAGACGAAAAAGTACATTACGATAAAGTGACAGATACTTCCAGCCATCACGAAAATGTGAAAAATCTCATGTGAACCGAAATTCTTGTGTTTGGCATCAAAGATTGGGAGTTTCAGACCATAAATGACACCGCCGATGGTATAGATAATTCCACCGGCTAACAGCCAACCAAATCCAGCATGGGAAAGTGAGTGGTAGATAGGAACCAGGGCCAAAACACAAAGCCAACCCATGCCAATATACAGGATGGAAGAGACCCATTTCGGACAGGTAATCCACGCCGCTTTAAAAATGATTCCTATGATTGCGATCGTCCACACAGCGATACAAAGGCCATAACCTAGGGTATTGTTTAAAGTAATCAAGCAGATAGGAGTATAACTGCCAGCTATCATAATAAAAATCATCATGTGATCGATTTTTCTAAGACGACGATTGACTTTCTCTGTGGAGTCTACGGAGTGATAGACTGTGCTTGCAGTGTAGAGCAAGAACATGGTGAAAATAAAAATAGCAAGGGGGATGATAGTCTCAGCTCCAGAAGAGCTAGCTGCTTTAAAAAGCAATGGTACTGCGCCGATTAGTGCTAGCAGCATTGCGATACCATGGGTGATTGCGCTACCTGGGTCTTTTAATTTTAATGTCATAAAAAGTCGCCTCCTGTTATAAATAAAACTTTGACAAGTAGTTTTTAAAACTATATATTAAGTATATGATAACTATAACACTTTTTATTCAAAAATCAAGAGGTTTTTGGAAAAAAAAATCTCCCGGAAAGAGAGATTTTTTAGATCAAATGTATTTTTTTCCATTTCCCTGTGAGAACCCGAAGCAAGGAGATTAGATAGTTGATAGACCAACCAATGGGAACAGCCATCCAGATTGCTTGAATGCCCCAACTATGAGCAAAATGGTTGGCAATAAATACTCTCAGGGCGAGATTGACTAAATTTGCCAGTGTAAAGATCAGCATGTCTCCGGAGGCTCTGAGAATCGCGTCAGTACAGCATTTTAGTCCTATGAAGATATAAAAAAAGGACTGGAAGATCATATAAGCAGAGGCCACAGAATAAGCTTCTGTACCAGAAGAGGCATCCAGAAAACCACTCAAAAATGTATTGCCGAACAAATGCAAGATCAGGCAGAGAAAAACGGCAATGGATGCATCTATGAGGTAACAGGCTTTGTATGCTTGCTTCACACGTTCAGGTTGCCTAGCCCCTAAATTTTGGGCGGAGAAGGAAGACATTGCGTTTCCAACGGCAGTCATGGGTACAATGCATATAGATTCTATGCGCATTCCAGCGGTGTAGCCAGCCATTACAGAGGAACCAAAGCTGTTGACGACGACTTGGACTAAAAGCATTCCTATATAGACGATAGACTGCTGCAAGATAGAGGGAACGCCGATTTTGGTCATTTTCCATGTAATGGTTCTACTGTAGATTTTTTGGGGATCTGAGGTCTGTGGACTGTCTGAGAGGCCATTGGTTTGATAATTAGCTTTAAGTCGGCGCATTAGTAAAAGAAATGAGACGATGGATGAGATTCCTTGGGCAATCAGAGTGCCCACAGCAACGCCTAAGACTCCCAGGTCAAGTCCTATCACAAACGCCAGATCAAAGAAGATATTCAAAACAGAAGAAAAAATTAACAGACAAAGAGGTGTCTTCGAATCTCCCATAGAGTTAAAAATAGAAGCAAGTATATTGTACATGAACAAAAACGGGAGGCCATAAAAATATATTTTCAGGTAGATACCTGCCTCGGCCAATACATTTTGAGGCGTATCCATCCATATTAAGATTTGGTGATGAAAAAAAGCTCCGAAGACTCCTAGAAATAAACTGATTCCCAGAAAATTGAAAAGGGCAGTGTAAATGGAAGTCTTCATTTTTCGTATATTTCCGGCCCCCAGATATTGAGAGATAATCACAGAACTTCCAATCCCACCTCCTATGGCAATGGCGATAAACACATTGGTAATAGAATAGGAGGCTCCCACTGCAGCCAGAGCGTTCTCGCCTACGTATTTACCGACTACAGCAGAGTCTACGAGGTTATAAAGTTGCTGAAACAGATTTCCAATCATCATGGGGACTGCAAAAAGGAAAAGAGTTTTTCCTGGTGAGCCTGTGAGCATGTTGGATTGATTCATGGCAGATACCTTCCTTAATTGTTAAAATTTCCTCATTTCTTTATTATATAATGAAAAAGAAAATAGTTCAAATAAAGTGAGAAAGGTTAAACGCGTATAAATTCCTCTTTTTTACAGATACTACAATCATCTACACGATGAAGATATAAAACGGAGGGATTTTTATATGAAAGCTACAGGAATTGTCCGAAGAATTGACGATCTTGGAAGAGTGGTAATACCAAAGGAAATTCGTCGCACACTTCGGATTAAAGAGGGAACTCCTTTGGAGATATTTACAGACCGTGAAGGGGAGATTATCTTAAAGAAGTATTCACCGATTGGCGAACTTAGCATTTTTGCGAAGGAATACACCGAAGCTCTTTCTCAGACGACAGGTTTGATTTCCTGTATCGCGGATCACGATCAAATCGTGGCAACCTCTGGAAGTGGAAGCAGGGAGTTCCAAGGAAAAGAAATCAGCCAGGAACTGGAAGCTTTGATTGGAGGAAGAGAAGCAAAGTGCAGTAAATTTGGAGAAAAAGGACACATTCAGGTAGTCAAGGAACAGAAAAATGAAGCTCCTTCACAAGTGATTTGGCCGATTATCTGTTCAGGCGATGCTATTGGCGCGGTTATTCTGATGGGCAGAGAAGAGAAAGACATTATGGGAGAGACTGAGAAAAAACTGGTCCAGACAGCCGCTGGTTTTTTAGGCCGTCAGATGGAACAGTGACTTAGCTGATGGTATTCTTCCAATGTCATCCCAGTCCATTTTAAGTAGACAGACAGAGATTTAGTGACATACCGGATATGCCAGGGTTCCCAGGGGTATCCGGTAATATGCTGTTTATCCTTAGGATAGCGCAGAATAAAGCCATAGAGTGGAGCATGGGCATAGAGCCATTTTCCCTCAGGGGTGTCTGCAAATTTTTCTGACAAATTAAGGCCAATGCTGAGACAGGACACATCCAAGGCAAGACCACTTTGATGTTCGCTTGCGCCAGGCGGTGCAATTTGAGAAGAACCATTGTATAATTGTGATTGACGACTGTAGGAACGGTAACCGGAGATACCATAAAGTTGGATATCACAGGAGGAGGCCAGTGCGAATAACTCTCGTGCCGCATAGGCAGCCTGTGGCTCCAAAAGACGCTTTGGATCTGTGAGAGGGGCGTCAAAAGGAATTCCGGCATCTATCAGAGAGACCGGGCGATAATCAGGGGATAACGGATGGGACCGATTGATAAGACGTGTATACTGAGACATAAAAAACCTCCTTTTGCTTCGTATAACTATATGAAACAAAAGGAGGTTTTATGTTAGAAGAATTCTTGATCGTCATAGAGATTCTCAGAACCCATTTCATCCAGCAGGCGAGTTTTCAGATCATAAAGTTTTTGAGAAAGATCTACATAGACTTCATGAGGATTGATGAGACGTTTGGATTCTTCCCAGAGAGTATCCATTTCCTGACGGCAGTATGCCTGAAGTTCCATCACGGAAGGTGAGTGGTAAACTTTTTTGCCATTTAGGAATATTGGAGTTAAAAGCTCTCTCATAATATAGGTTCCTCCCAGGACACGAGTCTTTTTCCAGGTGTCAATGGGATCAAAAATTACCATAGTTTCGCTCTCGTCAAAGGTTTCGTCTGCGAGACAGATTAAATCAGCTTTGATTTTACCGGTGGATTTATTGTAAATTCGATAAATCGTTTTGTTGCCGGGATTTGTGACTTTCTCTGTGTTCTCGGAGAGTTTGATTTTGGGGATAAATTCATTACTGTCCTTATCCTTGATTGCGGCTAGCTTGTATACACCGCCGAATGCAGGGTTATCGTTACAGGTAATTAAGTTTGTGCCGACTCCCCAGGAGTTGATTTTTGCGTCCTGAGCTTTTAAGCTGTCAATCAGGTATTCGTCCAAATCACTGGAAGCAGAAATGACGGCGTCGTCAAATCCAGCGGCGGCAAGCATCTTATAAGCTTCTTTGGACAGATAGGCTAGATCGCCGCTGTCCAGACGGATTCCGTACCGGGTCAGAGGGATTCCCTCTTCACGCATTTCTTCAAATACCCTGATTGCGTTGGGAACTCCGGATTTTAAAGTATCGTAGGTATCCACGAGCAGAATACAGGCGTCCGGATAGAGCTTTGCGTAGGTTTTGAATGCGGTATATTCATCTGGAAAGCTCATGATCCAACTGTGAGCATGGGTACCAAGTACTGGGACATCGAACATTTGTCCGGTGAGTACGTTGGAGGTACCGATGCAGCCGGCGATAATGGCAGCTCTTGCGCCAAAAATTCCGGCATCAGGTCCCTGAGCACGGCGAAGTCCAAATTCCATAATACCGTCCCCGCGGGCGGCGTGTACGACTCTGGATGCCTTGGTCGCAATCAGACTTTGATGGTTGATAATATTTAAGATTGCAGTTTCTAAAAGCTGTGCCTCGATGACGGGAGCGATAACTTTTAACAGAGGCTCATGAGGGAATACGACTGTACCTTCAGGAATAGCATAGATATCACCGGAAAAGTGAAAATCGGACAGATATTCCAGGAAATCTTCGTCAAAGGTATGAAGACTGCGCAGATATTCGATATCATCAGAAGAGAAAGTAAGATTTTCGATGTACTCAATGACCTGTTCCAGACCACAGTTGATAGCATAGGCTCCTCCACAGGGATTATTGCGGTAGAAAACGTCGAAGATTACTGATTGGTCTGTGGGATTTTTAAAATAGCCTTGCATCATTGTCAATTCGTAGTAATCTGTCAACAGAGTCAAATTATTTGCTCTCATAGTTGTTCTCCTTATTCTTATGTTTTCACGAGTATAATTGACTTTTTATCAGTCCTACCCTTATCAATTGAGGGTAGCATCGCTATAAGTATTCCTGTTCACTCACTTGCAGTCCGTGAGCAACAACACGCTTCGCAATGCACACAAACTGCTGTTGCAGCAGTTTGGCGCGAGTATGTCTCGGGATTTTTGTACAAAATATACAAAAACACCTCGCGGAATATTGAAAGTCTAAATTGTAACGTATTCCTATTATACCACATGTTTTCTTAATGTAAAATGAAAAAACCTATGCTATAATGAAAATAAATGTAAAATCTTCTGCTTAAGCAGTTACATTTTTTTGAAAAAAATGAAAAAAGTGCTTGCATTATTAAAAGACATAGTATATAATTCATTTTGTCGCGTGAATAGGGCTATCGCCAAATGGTAAGGCAACGGACTCTGACTCCGTCATTTCCAGGTTCGAATCCTGGTAGCCCTGTCTGAGAGAAGGATTTTGCAGGTGTCTGCAAAGTCCTTTTTGTGTTATGTAATAGAAAAAACCTTGATACGCTAGGTTGAGGTGTCTCGCAAAGCGAGCAAAAAATTTAGATTAGAAACATCATATCGATGAAGGATGAAAAGGACGGGTGAGAGATATGGGGTATCAATTTAGGAGCAGAGTAAGATACAGTGAAATCGATGAAGATGGAAAGCTGACACTGCCAGCTATTTTAAATTATTTTCAGGATTGTTGTACGTTTCATTCTGAGGATGTAGGCTTAGGAATGAAAAAATTGAGAAAAATACACAGAGGCTGGGTTTTGTCATCCTGGCAGATCATTGTGGAGCGCTATCCAGAACATGGGGAAGAGCTGACAGTGGAAACTTGGCCTTATGATTTTAAAGGTTTTATGGGAATGAGGAACTTTATATTGCGCACTTCTCAGGGCGAGAGCTTGTGCAAGGCGAATACTCTGTGGAGTTTTATGAATACGGATTCTGGGATGCCGGTAAAATTGCAGCCGGAGAACACACAGGGATATCAATTGGAACCTAAATTGGAGATGGAGTACGCACCTAGAAAAATCGGACTTTTGAGTCAGGGAGAAAAGCGGGAAAGTTTTCTGGTGCAGAAACATCATTTAGATACCAATCATCATGTGAACAACAGCCAGTATATTACGATGGCTACAGAGTATCTTCCAAAGGATTTTGAAATCTGGCAGATGCGGGCAGAGTATAAAATGCAGGCGAGACTGGGAGAACGGATTATACCTTGGGTATCCGAGGAGCCCAAACGTTGTGTGGTGTCATTGAATCAGGAAACTGGAAAGCCTTATGCTATAGTGGAATTTAGCAAGAAAGAAAAATAAAGAAAAGGAGAATCTATGATTCAATTAGGTAAGAAACAGAAATTACAGGTGTTAAAGAAAGTGGATTTTGGAGTATATCTGGGAGAGCCTATGCAGGCAGATGTGAAGGAGAAAGTACTGCTTCCGATCAAACAGGTGCCGGAACAGACAAAGGAAGGTGATATTCTAGAGGTGTTCATTTATAAAGACTCTATGGACCGTATGATTGCCACTGTGAGAGAACCAGATCTTCAGGTGGGAGAGACGGCCGTCTTGAAGGTAGTTCAGACTTCTAGAATCGGCGCCTTTTTGGACTGGGGACTTGAAAAAGATCTTTTGCTTCCATTCCGTGAACAGACGATGAGGGTAAAGGAGGGGCAGGAGTGTCTGGTGGCGCTCTATATTGATAAAAGTGAGAGATTATGTGCGACCATGAAAGTTTATCCATATCTGTCATTGAGAACTCCCTATGGAATGAACGATGAAGTGCAGGGTCGTGTCTATGAAATCAGTGAACGTTTCGGAGTATTTGTGGCAGTGGATGACCATTACTGTGCGATGGTGCCAAAGAGGGAGGCACAGGGGAAATTTAGAATTGGAGAGGTTCGAAAATTCCGCGTGACTGAGGTGAAAGAGGACGGGAAAATGAATCTGAGCGCTCATCAAAAAGCGTATCTTCAGATTGGAGAAGACGCGAAACTGGTTCGAAAGGTGATAGATGAGTTTGCAGGAGTGTTACCTTTTGATGACAAGGTCTCTCCTCAGGTGATCGAGAGAGAATTCGGTCTCAGTAAAAATGCGTTTAAAAGGGCAGTGGGACATATGTTGAAAAACGGAGAGATCGAGATTAGAGATGGAAGAATTTACAGAAGAGATTGACACGAATACGATGATATGTTGATAGATGAATGGTGACAAAGATGCCTTGTGCGACACAAAGGAGAATTGGTGATGAATTTTACACATCTTCATGTTCATACAGAATATAGTTTGCTGGATGGGTCGAATAAGATTACAGAGTATGTGGAGCGGGTCAAAGAATTAGGAATGGACAGTGCGGCCATCACGGACCACGGAGTTATGTATGGATGTATAGATTTTTATCGTGCCTGCAAAGCAGCAGGAATTAATCCAATCTTAGGATGTGAGGTCTATGTGGCTCCGAGTTCCAGATTCGACAGGGAAACTGGGGCAGGAGAAGATCGGTATTACCATCTGGTGCTTTTGGCAGAGAACAATCAAGGCTACAGTAATTTGATGAAAATTGTCTCAAAGAGCTTTGTGGAAGGTTTTTACTATAAGCCTAGAGTTGATCTGGCCCTTTTGAGGGAGTATCACGAAGGAATTATAGCGTTAAGTGCCTGTCTAGCCGGCGAAGTAGCCAGATATCTGACTAGAGGAATGTATGAGGAAGGAAAAAAAGCGGCACTGAGGTATGAAGAGATTTTTGGAAAGGGAAATTTCTTCCTGGAATTGCAGGACCATGGCATTTCTCAGCAGCAGACGGTGAATCAGCAGCTTTTGCGTATGCATCAGGAGACGGGAATTGACCTGGTGGCTACCAATGATGTGCATTATACTTATGCAGAAGACGAAGCACCTCATGATATTCTTTTGTGTATTCAGACAGGTAAGAAACTGTCCGATGAGAATAGGATGCGTTACGTGGGGGGACAGTATTATGTAAAGTCTGCCGAACAGATGGCGGAGCTTTTTCCCTATGCTTTGGAGGCTCTTGAGAATACTTATAAAATCGGACAGCGGTGCCATGTGGACATTGAATTTGGAGTTACAAAGCTTCCAAAATATGATGTGCCTGAGGGGTATACGTCTTGGGAATATCTGAATAAATTGTGCTTTGAAGGATTGGAAGAACGTTATCAGCCGGTGACGGAGGAACTGAGACAACGCCTAAGCTATGAGCTGGACACGATAAAAAATATGGGGTATGTGGATTATTTTCTCATTGTATGGGATTTCATAAAGTATGCGAGGGACCATGGAATCATGGTTGGCCCTGGAAGGGGCAGTGCTGCGGGAAGTCTGGTGTCCTACACACTGGGAATTACGAAGCTGGACCCAATGCGTTATGATCTTCTGTTTGAGCGTTTTTTGAATCCGGAACGTGTCTCGATGCCGGATATTGATGTGGATTTCTGTTTCGAGCGCCGTCAGGAAGTTATCGACTATGTGGTGAAAAAATACGGAAAAGACCGGGTGGTTCAGATTGTGACTTTCGGTACTTTAGCTGCTCGAGGTGTGATTCGGGATGTGGGGCGAGTATTAGATATGCCTTATTCTCAGGTGGACACCATTGCGAAAATGATACCTACAGAACTGAACATTACGATTGATCTGGCTTTGAAAAAAAATCCAGAACTGGCAAAAGTATACGAGGAAGACCCGGAAATTCACCATTTGATTGATATGGCAAAGCGTCTGGAAGGACTACCGCGACATACTTCTATGCATGCTGCCGGAGTAGTAATCAGCCAGAAGGATGTGGATGAGTATGTGCCACTGTCAAGGGCGGCTGACGGTACGATTACTACCCAGTTCACGATGACTACTCTAGAAGAGCTGGGACTTTTGAAGATGGATTTTCTGGGACTTCGCACGCTGACAGTGATTCAAAATGCAGTAGAATTGGTGGAAGCGGACAAAGGCATTCATCTGGATATGGATGCGATTGACTATAACGATCCGAAAGTTTTGGATTCTCTGGGAACAGGACATACGGACGGGGTATTTCAGCTAGAGAGTGGAGGGATGAAAAGCTTCATGAAAGAGCTAAAACCTCAGAGCTTGGAGGATGTGATCGCTGGAATCTCCCTCTATCGTCCTGGCCCGATGGATTTTATTCCCCAGTATATCCGAGGAAAAAATCATCCGGAGACGATTACCTATGATTGTCCTCAGCTAGAACCGATTTTGAAAGCGACTTATGGGTGTATCGTCTATCAGGAACAGGTTATGCAGATTGTGAGAAATCTGGGAGGTTATACGTTAGGCAGAAGTGACCTTTTACGAAGAGCAATGTCTAAGAAAAAAGCTTCTGTGATGGAAAAAGAAAGGCAGAGCTTTGTCTATGGAAATGAAGAAGAGGGTGTACCGGGTTGCATCAACAATGGAATAGATGAGAAGATTGCCAATAGAATCTATGACAATATGATAGATTTTGCAAAATACGCTTTTAATAAGTCTCATGCAGCTGCCTATGCGGTAGTTTCCTATCAGACGGCTTTTTTGAAGTATTATTATCCGGTGGAGTTTATGGCGGCATTGATGACTTCGGTGATTGATAATCCAGGAAAGGTATCGGAGTATATTTTCACCTGCAGAAAGATGGGAATACAGATACTGCCGCCAGATATTAATCGCGGTGAAACCGTGTTTTCTGTGGATCACGGTGCAATACGTTATGCACTGGCAGCTATAAAAAGCATTGGAAAATCTGTGATTGACGAGATCGTTAAAGAGAGAAAAACCAATGGAGAATTTGTCTCGATGAAGGATTTTGTGACCAGAATAAATAATAAAGATATCAATAAGCGGAGCCTGGAAAATTTTATCAAGGCAGGAGCTTTTGACTGTCTGGAAGGAAACCGCAGGCAGCAGATGATGGTTTATCCTCTGGTTATGGAGAGTGCGATACAGGAAAAGAAAAATATGATGGCGGGACAGATGAGCCTTTTTGATCTTGTGGGTGAGGAGGATAAAAAGGACTATGAAATACAGCTTCCGAAGGTGGAAGAGTATGACCAGGACACGCTGCTGAATTTTGAGAAAGAAGTGCTTGGTATCTATATCAGCGGACATCCCTTGGAGAAATATCGAGCTTTGATGGAAAAGAATGTGACCGCATGGACTTCAGATTTTCAGCCTGACGAGGAGACTGGTTTTCCCAAGGTAAAAGATGGGGTTAAAGCTATCATTGGTGGTATGATAACGGAGAAAAAGGTTAAGTACACTAGAACGAATAAAGTCATGGCGTTTCTGACCTTGGAAGACTTGGTGGGAATCGTGGAAGTTGTGGTGTTTCCAAGGGATTACGAGAAGAATCAAAGACTGATCGAGGTGGATAACAAGGTTCTCATACAGGGAAGAATCTCGGCAGAAGATGACCGAGCCAGCAAATTGATTTGTGAAAAGATTCGGTCTTTCGATGAGATGCCGAGGGAACTTTGGATTCAGTTTGAGTCTCGGCAGGATTATGCTCAAAAGGATGAAGAATTGACGCAGCTTTTGAGAGAATCACCGGGACGAAATGCGGTAGTGGTTTACCTGAAAGATGTCAAGGCCATGAAGCGTTTGCCGGTGTCATACAATGTTCAGATAGAGGATGGGATGCTGGCAAAACTGGCTGGAAAGTTTGGCGGACAGAACGTGAAAGTTGTAGAAAGAGTATTGAAAAATTTTTAGAAATGCTTTAGAATGGACAAAAGTGTGTAAAAGTATAAAAACCGCGATAGATCATCATATAAGATGGAGGAGATTTTATGACGGAAAAAAAGGCAATTAAGACAATTGGAGTTTTAACCAGTGGTGGGGATGCGCCGGGAATGAACGCGGCAATCCGCGCTGTTGTGAGAAGGGGAATCAGCAGCGGACTGAAGGTTAAAGGCATTTACAAGGGATACAATGGCCTTTTGAATGAAGAGATTATAGACATGACAGCCAGAGATGTTTCAGACACCATCGAGCGCGGCGGTACAATTTTGTACACTGCAAGATGTGCGGAATTCCGCACGGAAGAGGGACAGAGGCGAGGCGCTGAGGTCTGCAAAAAGCATGGAATTGAGGGCTTAATTGTCATTGGAGGAGACGGTTCTTTTGCGGGTGCACAAAAATTAGCAAATCTAGGAATTAATACGATTGGGGTTCCAGGGACGATTGACCTGGATATCGCCTGTACAGAGTATACGATAGGGTTTGATACAGCGGTAAACACTGCGATGGAAGCGATTGATAAGGTTAGAGATACCTCGACTTCTCATGAACGCTGTAGTATTATTGAAGTAATGGGAAGAAATGCAGGGTATATTGCGCTCTGGTGTGGAATCGCCAACGGAGCGGAGGATGTCTTACTGCCAGAGCGTTATGATTACGATGAGCAGAAACTGATTAACAATATCATTGAGAGCCGCAAAGCAGGTAAGAAACATCATATTATTATCAATGCGGAGGGTATCGGTCATTCAGAAGCTATGGCAAAGAGAATAGAGGCTGCCACAGGCATTGAGACGAGAGCAACGATTCTCGGGCATATGCAGCGGGGAGGGTCTCCGACCTGTAAAGACCGCGTGTATGCTTCTATAATGGGAGCAAAAGCAGTAGATCTTTTAAGAGAAGGAAAGACCTGCCGAGTGGTGGGCTATAGACATGGAGAGTATGTGGATTTTGATATCAACGAGGCTCTGGCAATGAGAAAAGATGTGCCGGAATATCAGGTCGAAGTCTGCAATTCTCTGTCGCATAACTATTCAAAGCTCAATAAATAAAATATGGATGGGAAAAGATTTAAAAGTAAAATTAAATTGAGTACCCCTCAGATCATTACCCTCGGCTTTGCGGGGGTGATTTTCGTAGGAGGACTTCTTCTTTGGCTTCCATGGGCGACTGTGGAGGGGGAATATACTTCATTTACAGATGCGATGTTTACCTCTACGACTTCTGTCTGTGTGACAGGGCTCGTCACACAGGTCACAGCGACACATTGGACGTTGTTTGGGAAAATCGTGATTTTGGGACTGATTCAGGTGGGAGGCCTGGGAATTGTATCTTTGGTGAGTCTGGTGTTCATCACAGTTCGAAAGAAAATTAATCTGAAGAGCCGTCGGATTATACAGGAAACTTACAATCAGGACCATCTATCAGGCATGGTTGTGATGGTCAAGAGAATTGCCAAGGGAGTTTTTATAGCGGAAGGATTAGGCGCGGTGCTCTATGCATTTACTTTTGTTCCACGGTATGGGATTGCCAGAGGAATTTGGTATTCTGTCTTTCATTCTGTCTCAGCATTTTGTAACGCAGGAATTGACATTTTAGGGCCGGACAGCCTGAGTTCCTATGTGGAAAATGTGCCTGTGAATTTGATCACAATGTTGCTGATTATCACAGGTGGAATCGGATTCATTGTCTGGTGGGATTTGGGGAAGAATATCAAAAAGGTATACAGAAGAGAGATCACTCTGAGGAATTTATGGAAAAATTTGCAGCTTCACAGCAAACTGGTCCTTAATATGACGGCTATTCTCTTAGTGGCAGGTATGGTATTCATTTTGATTTTTGAGTATGATAATCCTGAGACAATTGGAACATTGACGCCCAGCGGGAAAGTATTGGCCTCAGCCTTTCAGTCTGTCACTACCAGAACGGCAGGATTTCTCACGATTGACCAAGCTGGTCTGAGAGACCAAAGTGTGCTGGTATCTCTGCTGTTGATGTTTATCGGTGGTTCTCCCATGGGAACGGCAGGGGGAATCAAAACGACCACGATAGCAGTGCTGATATTGACAGTAAATGCTTATCTGAGAGGAAAACAGGATGTGGAAGTATACCACCGAAAGCTTCGGGAATTGCAGGTGAGAGCTGCGATAGCGGTGTCTATGATTTCATTTGCCGTTTTAATTATCGTGGTTATTGTGTTGTCGGTGATGATGCCCCACGCAGACTTCGTAGATATTACTTATGAGCTAACTTCCGCTCTGGGGACTGTGGGACTGAGCCGAGGAATGACTCCAGCATTGAGCACCGCGGGCAAATGGTTGGTAATTTTTTCTATGTATTTTGGTCGGATTGGACCGATCACTCTGGTGACAGCTATGTTTCTGAAATCCAACAAACGACCAGGGAATGTGAGGCTGGCTGAGGGAAGAGTTCTGATTGGATAGGAGTAAAGTATGAAGAAGAGATCTTATGCAGTAATAGGGCTTGGAAAGTTTGGATATACAGTTGCACTGACTTTGGCGGAGGCAAACTGCGATGTCATGGTGGTGGACAAAGATCCAGAGATAGTGCAGGAGATGTCGGACAGAGTAGCTTATGCAGTCTGCGCGGATGTGACAGAAAATGGGGTTATGGAGTCTCTGGGCGTGGGAAATACGGATGTGGCTGTGATCGGTATCGCTGAGAGTATGGAGGCCAGCATCACAGCGGTCATCCATGCAAAAGATGCGGGTGTTCCTTATGTTCTTGCTAAGGCGATGAATCCCTTGCATGGAAGAATTCTGACGAGAATCGGCGCCGACGAGGTGATTTACCCTGAAAAGGCTATGGGGATGAG
Proteins encoded in this window:
- the trhA gene encoding PAQR family membrane homeostasis protein TrhA produces the protein MTLKLKDPGSAITHGIAMLLALIGAVPLLFKAASSSGAETIIPLAIFIFTMFLLYTASTVYHSVDSTEKVNRRLRKIDHMMIFIMIAGSYTPICLITLNNTLGYGLCIAVWTIAIIGIIFKAAWITCPKWVSSILYIGMGWLCVLALVPIYHSLSHAGFGWLLAGGIIYTIGGVIYGLKLPIFDAKHKNFGSHEIFHIFVMAGSICHFIVMYFFVCPLAV
- a CDS encoding MATE family efflux transporter, with translation MNQSNMLTGSPGKTLFLFAVPMMIGNLFQQLYNLVDSAVVGKYVGENALAAVGASYSITNVFIAIAIGGGIGSSVIISQYLGAGNIRKMKTSIYTALFNFLGISLFLGVFGAFFHHQILIWMDTPQNVLAEAGIYLKIYFYGLPFLFMYNILASIFNSMGDSKTPLCLLIFSSVLNIFFDLAFVIGLDLGVLGVAVGTLIAQGISSIVSFLLLMRRLKANYQTNGLSDSPQTSDPQKIYSRTITWKMTKIGVPSILQQSIVYIGMLLVQVVVNSFGSSVMAGYTAGMRIESICIVPMTAVGNAMSSFSAQNLGARQPERVKQAYKACYLIDASIAVFLCLILHLFGNTFLSGFLDASSGTEAYSVASAYMIFQSFFYIFIGLKCCTDAILRASGDMLIFTLANLVNLALRVFIANHFAHSWGIQAIWMAVPIGWSINYLISLLRVLTGKWKKIHLI
- the spoVT gene encoding stage V sporulation protein T; translated protein: MKATGIVRRIDDLGRVVIPKEIRRTLRIKEGTPLEIFTDREGEIILKKYSPIGELSIFAKEYTEALSQTTGLISCIADHDQIVATSGSGSREFQGKEISQELEALIGGREAKCSKFGEKGHIQVVKEQKNEAPSQVIWPIICSGDAIGAVILMGREEKDIMGETEKKLVQTAAGFLGRQMEQ
- a CDS encoding M15 family metallopeptidase, with translation MSQYTRLINRSHPLSPDYRPVSLIDAGIPFDAPLTDPKRLLEPQAAYAARELFALASSCDIQLYGISGYRSYSRQSQLYNGSSQIAPPGASEHQSGLALDVSCLSIGLNLSEKFADTPEGKWLYAHAPLYGFILRYPKDKQHITGYPWEPWHIRYVTKSLSVYLKWTGMTLEEYHQLSHCSI
- a CDS encoding nicotinate phosphoribosyltransferase — translated: MRANNLTLLTDYYELTMMQGYFKNPTDQSVIFDVFYRNNPCGGAYAINCGLEQVIEYIENLTFSSDDIEYLRSLHTFDEDFLEYLSDFHFSGDIYAIPEGTVVFPHEPLLKVIAPVIEAQLLETAILNIINHQSLIATKASRVVHAARGDGIMEFGLRRAQGPDAGIFGARAAIIAGCIGTSNVLTGQMFDVPVLGTHAHSWIMSFPDEYTAFKTYAKLYPDACILLVDTYDTLKSGVPNAIRVFEEMREEGIPLTRYGIRLDSGDLAYLSKEAYKMLAAAGFDDAVISASSDLDEYLIDSLKAQDAKINSWGVGTNLITCNDNPAFGGVYKLAAIKDKDSNEFIPKIKLSENTEKVTNPGNKTIYRIYNKSTGKIKADLICLADETFDESETMVIFDPIDTWKKTRVLGGTYIMRELLTPIFLNGKKVYHSPSVMELQAYCRQEMDTLWEESKRLINPHEVYVDLSQKLYDLKTRLLDEMGSENLYDDQEFF
- a CDS encoding acyl-[acyl-carrier-protein] thioesterase; this translates as MGYQFRSRVRYSEIDEDGKLTLPAILNYFQDCCTFHSEDVGLGMKKLRKIHRGWVLSSWQIIVERYPEHGEELTVETWPYDFKGFMGMRNFILRTSQGESLCKANTLWSFMNTDSGMPVKLQPENTQGYQLEPKLEMEYAPRKIGLLSQGEKRESFLVQKHHLDTNHHVNNSQYITMATEYLPKDFEIWQMRAEYKMQARLGERIIPWVSEEPKRCVVSLNQETGKPYAIVEFSKKEK